From Bacteroides uniformis:
CGATATCAGTAGACGGTTCTTGGAATGTTGTACTGGTTCAGTAGTCACTTCTTCCCAAGCCCTGCTGATATAGTAGACACAGCAAAGTGAGTTGTCCTGATTCTGTTGACAGTCATCCTGCTGCATTTGCAGAGCCCGTGCTTGCTTGTCCGGCAAGACTGGGTGCCCCTAAAAGAGGCATTCTGTCTTTGTCAGGTGCGCTGTCCTGCGCCTTCGCCCGGACTTGCTGTCCGGCTTTGCAAAGATATTGCATCCTTCTTTTTATTGCTACTTGTGGAAGGATATTTTTTCTTCTTCCACATTTTCTTCTGTATTCCCTTCTCCAGATGCGCCACAGCAGGTATTTTATACCCGATACTCATATGCGGTCTGCGATGGTTATAGAAATGTATGTAGCGAGCTATGACATTTCTTGCATGCCCGATTTCGTTGAACCGGCCTCGAGGATGGCTGCTTTCCGCCTTAATAATCCCGTTGATACGTTCCGCAACGGCATTGTCGGTGGGTTTGTAGTCTTCCGTCATACTGATGGCAATGCCATGTTTCTGAAGAAGTGCCACGTATGGGTCGCAACAGTATTGTACGCCACGGTCCGAGTGATGTATCAGGCCCGTAAGATTTTCATCTCCTGTCATTTCAACAGCCTGCTCTATAGCCTGTTGCAATGCATTGATGGTTGCCGATACCCGTAAGGTGTCGGCAAGCACCCATCCCACTATCTTATGGGAGTAGGCATCCGTAATCAGATGCAGATAACAGACTTCACCATTGGCAAGTGGTATATAAGTAATGTCGCTGACCCACAACTGGTTGGCTGAAGTCAAGGTCAGTCCTTTGATTAGGTTCTTCCACTTGTGGTAGCGATGGTTGGAGTTCGTCGTATGCCGGGTCTTGCGGGCAGGAAGCATCAAGCGGTGTTGCCGGAGCAATGCATAAAAGCTGTCCCGCCCAGGCATGAACCCGGCTCCAAAAAGCACGGTGAGCATAATCCACAGTTTGTAACAGCCTATACCCGGATCTTCGATACGGATATCACGGACAGCATCCAGCATGAGACGTTCCCTATGTATCTGACTCTCAATGTCAGCCTTTGACTGGTAGTAGGCTTGACGACAATGGCCAAACAGACGGCAGGCCAACGCAACTTTCAGGTTGCGCTGACTGACCAGTTCCGTTACGATTTGGCCCCAGATTTTTTTCTGATAGGGATGTTGAAGAGTTCTTCAGCACGCGTAATCATCAACTCACGGGCTTCTGTTTCCAGCTTGGAGAAAGACAGAGCTTTCTCCAGCTCTTTAATGCGCTTTTTTAATTGGGTATTTTCATCTTTGTAGGCTTCCTTGCTGCGATTGGACATATCTGGTGATTCTTGTTCAGAAGGCAAAGATAGCTCTTCTGCTAAATTTGAATACTTTTTAATCCAACTATTTAGCAAGGCAGGGCAACAAATGCCATGTGCCCGGCAAAAGGCATGCTTACTCATACCTGATTGGTAGTAAGAGTGAAGAAAAAACAGTTTTTCATCTTCACGATAAAGCTTTCGTTTTGAAGTCATAATAGTAACACATTTATTAGTTTGTAAATGTGTCTACCTATATCAGGATAAGACATGAAGCATGTTCACCCACCGTCAAACCCTCCCCGAAGTAATGAAAAGGAGGGCGTTCCTTTGCATTTTCAATTAAATTCCATAGCTTTGTTCTTTGAAAACCTATATATAAAACCCTACGAATATGACCAAATTTGAAATAGAAGAGAAAATAGTCTCCATGCTCAAGACCGTATTCGACCCGGAAATACCGGTAAATGTATACGACCTGGGACTGATTTACAAAATAGACGTCTCCGACCAGGGAGAAGCCTCCATCGACATGACGCTGACTGCCCCCAACTGTCCGGCAGCCGACTTCATCATGGAAGATGTGCGCCAGAAGGTGGAATCCATCGACGGCGTAACCTCCGCCACCATCAATCTCGTCTTCGAACCCGAGTGGGACAAGGACATGATGAGCGAAGAAGCGAAACTGGAGCTGGGATTCCTTTAAATCAGTTGAAAGTTCAAAGTTGAAAATGGAAAGTTGAAAATGAAGAATGTATATTTCCTCTCGGATGCTCACCTGGGCTCACGAGCCATCGAACACGGACGAACCCAAGAACGGAGGCTGGTCAACTTCTTGGACAGCATCAAGCACAAGGCATCGGCCGTATACCTGCTGGGAGACATGTTCGACTTCTGGTACGAATTCCGTACCGTAGTGCCCAAAGGATACACCCGCTTT
This genomic window contains:
- a CDS encoding IS3 family transposase, with translation MWGQIVTELVSQRNLKVALACRLFGHCRQAYYQSKADIESQIHRERLMLDAVRDIRIEDPGIGCYKLWIMLTVLFGAGFMPGRDSFYALLRQHRLMLPARKTRHTTNSNHRYHKWKNLIKGLTLTSANQLWVSDITYIPLANGEVCYLHLITDAYSHKIVGWVLADTLRVSATINALQQAIEQAVEMTGDENLTGLIHHSDRGVQYCCDPYVALLQKHGIAISMTEDYKPTDNAVAERINGIIKAESSHPRGRFNEIGHARNVIARYIHFYNHRRPHMSIGYKIPAVAHLEKGIQKKMWKKKKYPSTSSNKKKDAISLQSRTASPGEGAGQRT
- a CDS encoding transposase: MTSKRKLYREDEKLFFLHSYYQSGMSKHAFCRAHGICCPALLNSWIKKYSNLAEELSLPSEQESPDMSNRSKEAYKDENTQLKKRIKELEKALSFSKLETEARELMITRAEELFNIPIRKKSGAKS
- a CDS encoding metal-sulfur cluster assembly factor, with protein sequence MTKFEIEEKIVSMLKTVFDPEIPVNVYDLGLIYKIDVSDQGEASIDMTLTAPNCPAADFIMEDVRQKVESIDGVTSATINLVFEPEWDKDMMSEEAKLELGFL